A portion of the Campylobacter concisus ATCC 51562 genome contains these proteins:
- a CDS encoding sensor histidine kinase — MHKSFKIQIIATFVIMSLFCFQSFVILNLSQKNSTSKALFGAMKHETIIKNSFLKNENITPSLKYKFAIYDVNFNPIISNLTKQPSNFKFVTLEENGFLFYKSFFIKDKTPYYIVVEKELDNEKSIFLAALMLIVILVAVLFIVYFLYLSSVKPYKEFQKYMNNFFNDAMHELKTPLGVAGMNLEMLGLENKYITRIKNALKQMQITYEDVEYFIKRGYIKFPLERLNLGEYIIERVKFLSSVADVKHIEIKTNLEGDAFTMLSKVEAQRIIDNTITNAIKYSPKESEIIVNLELEADRINLSVQDFGKGIKDVKKVWKRYVREDEIQGGFGLGLNIVSEICQKHNILYGVDSVYGEGSTFYYKFKRA; from the coding sequence ATGCACAAGAGCTTTAAGATCCAGATCATAGCGACATTTGTCATAATGTCGCTTTTTTGTTTTCAAAGCTTTGTGATCTTAAATTTAAGCCAAAAAAATAGCACTTCAAAAGCTCTTTTTGGTGCGATGAAGCATGAAACTATTATCAAAAATTCGTTTTTAAAAAATGAAAATATAACTCCTTCTTTAAAGTATAAATTTGCAATCTATGATGTAAATTTTAATCCAATTATTTCAAATCTTACCAAGCAGCCAAGCAACTTTAAATTTGTAACACTTGAAGAAAATGGCTTCTTGTTTTATAAAAGCTTTTTTATAAAGGATAAAACGCCTTATTACATTGTCGTTGAAAAAGAGCTTGATAATGAAAAAAGCATATTTCTAGCGGCACTTATGCTCATTGTCATCCTTGTGGCGGTGCTTTTTATCGTCTATTTTTTATATCTAAGCAGTGTTAAGCCTTATAAAGAGTTTCAAAAATATATGAACAACTTCTTTAACGACGCCATGCACGAGCTAAAGACTCCACTTGGCGTAGCTGGCATGAACCTTGAGATGCTTGGACTTGAAAACAAGTATATAACCCGTATCAAAAATGCCCTAAAACAGATGCAAATAACCTACGAAGATGTCGAATACTTCATAAAGCGAGGCTATATAAAATTCCCACTTGAGCGGCTAAATTTAGGCGAATACATAATAGAGCGAGTGAAATTTCTCTCAAGCGTGGCCGATGTCAAACACATCGAGATAAAGACAAATTTAGAAGGCGATGCATTTACTATGCTAAGCAAGGTCGAAGCTCAGCGCATCATCGATAACACCATCACAAACGCCATAAAATACAGCCCAAAAGAGAGCGAGATAATAGTAAATTTAGAGCTTGAAGCAGACCGCATAAATCTTAGCGTGCAGGACTTTGGCAAGGGGATAAAGGACGTCAAAAAGGTCTGGAAACGTTATGTAAGAGAGGATGAAATCCAAGGCGGCTTTGGCCTTGGGCTAAATATCGTCAGTGAAATTTGCCAAAAACATAACATTTTATACGGCGTTGATAGCGTCTACGGCGAGGGCAGCACCTTTTATTATAAATTTAAACGAGCTTAA
- a CDS encoding response regulator transcription factor has product MKILLLEDDLGFQESVCEFLQTLGYEVTAVSDGQEACDLIEKNFYHLFILDIKVPGVNGHEVIKYIRSLNPNAPIMITTSLVDIGDMAIGYELGCNEYLKKPFELAELKFRVTELMRKYYGTDDKNIVKINDEFSFNLNKRALFKNGKMVDLSAKEVALVECLVSHLNSYVSMEELRDLVWNDKEIEGADIRMHVLKIRNKTTSDFITSKRRIGYKIDAQEL; this is encoded by the coding sequence TTGAAAATTTTGCTTTTAGAAGATGATTTAGGGTTTCAAGAGAGCGTCTGTGAGTTTTTGCAGACGCTTGGTTATGAAGTTACAGCTGTAAGCGATGGCCAAGAAGCGTGTGATCTGATAGAGAAAAATTTCTATCATCTTTTTATACTTGATATAAAAGTCCCTGGCGTAAATGGGCATGAGGTTATCAAATACATAAGGAGTTTAAATCCAAACGCTCCTATCATGATAACAACATCTTTAGTTGATATAGGCGATATGGCGATTGGCTACGAGCTTGGCTGTAACGAATACCTAAAAAAGCCATTTGAGCTTGCTGAGCTTAAATTTAGAGTAACTGAGCTTATGAGAAAATACTATGGAACTGACGATAAAAACATAGTAAAGATCAATGACGAGTTTAGCTTTAATCTAAACAAGCGTGCGCTATTTAAAAACGGCAAAATGGTCGATCTTAGTGCAAAAGAAGTCGCACTTGTTGAGTGTCTAGTTTCACATCTAAATTCTTACGTCAGTATGGAAGAGCTAAGAGATCTTGTCTGGAATGACAAAGAGATAGAAGGCGCTGATATTAGAATGCACGTTTTAAAGATAAGAAACAAAACAACTAGTGACTTTATCACTTCAAAGAGGCGTATAGGCTACAAGATAGATGCACAAGAGCTTTAA
- the nrfD gene encoding NrfD/PsrC family molybdoenzyme membrane anchor subunit, whose protein sequence is MNNMSGSLAQYSEIYWGWPIAVYLFLAGLSAGASIVAVLISKKYGKENYYFKAATLVAPLAIILGLALLVLDLGKPLSFYWILLLYNFDSVMSIGVALLLVYTPLSVIYAVGAFKNEIAMLKISLFDVVANFASKLSSLLEILLFILGIGVGAYTGFLLSAAHKIALWNTSVLPVLFLVSGLSCAGAFTLLVGVLKDKAKRQNDIAHYLLKFDFFAIIAEFLLIVALFMVVKGASTSGAESVANALSANSLGLMFYIGVIGFGMALPIILDLSVLKVHDFKREFAVINALFVICGVFLLRCYIVYAGQIFI, encoded by the coding sequence ATGAATAACATGTCAGGAAGCCTAGCTCAATACTCTGAAATTTACTGGGGTTGGCCGATAGCCGTTTATCTATTTTTAGCAGGACTTAGTGCGGGTGCTAGCATCGTTGCTGTGCTCATTTCAAAAAAATATGGTAAAGAGAATTATTACTTTAAAGCAGCCACTCTTGTCGCTCCATTAGCGATCATTCTTGGACTTGCTCTTTTGGTGCTTGATCTTGGCAAACCGCTTAGCTTTTACTGGATACTATTGCTTTACAACTTCGACTCAGTCATGTCAATAGGTGTTGCGCTACTTCTAGTTTATACGCCTCTTAGCGTTATATATGCAGTTGGTGCATTTAAAAACGAGATCGCAATGCTTAAAATTTCTCTTTTTGACGTGGTTGCAAATTTTGCTAGCAAGCTTTCAAGCCTACTTGAAATTTTACTTTTTATCCTAGGCATTGGCGTTGGTGCATATACAGGCTTTTTGCTAAGTGCAGCTCACAAGATCGCACTTTGGAATACATCAGTCTTGCCGGTATTATTTTTAGTATCAGGCTTGAGCTGTGCTGGTGCATTTACGTTACTTGTTGGCGTGCTAAAAGATAAGGCAAAAAGGCAAAACGATATTGCACACTATTTATTAAAATTTGATTTTTTTGCGATTATTGCTGAGTTTTTGCTCATAGTTGCTCTTTTTATGGTTGTAAAAGGTGCAAGCACAAGTGGTGCAGAGAGCGTAGCAAACGCACTTAGCGCAAATTCTCTTGGGCTGATGTTTTATATTGGTGTCATTGGTTTTGGTATGGCTTTGCCTATCATTTTAGACTTAAGCGTTTTAAAGGTGCATGATTTTAAACGCGAATTTGCCGTGATCAACGCATTATTCGTAATATGTGGCGTCTTTTTGCTAAGGTGTTACATTGTCTATGCGGGGCAAATTTTTATTTAA
- a CDS encoding 4Fe-4S dicluster domain-containing protein has translation MKKYMMIHDENLCIGCQGCSVACRSTNNVPRGLYRLQVHAKMSGTFPNLKTDFLRQSCVMCEDAPCVEVCPTGASFKTADGVTLLDHRICVSCKYCILACPYDARYVLPNGEIGKCTFCYESRLEEGKEPACVSVCPTNALTFGDVNDENSKISKKLKESKYYLPKAELNTKPSLAMIANTKGAHHE, from the coding sequence ATGAAAAAATATATGATGATACATGATGAAAATTTATGCATCGGCTGCCAAGGCTGCTCGGTAGCTTGCAGAAGTACAAACAACGTACCAAGGGGACTTTACCGCTTGCAGGTGCATGCAAAGATGAGTGGGACATTTCCAAATTTAAAGACTGACTTTTTGCGTCAAAGCTGTGTTATGTGCGAAGATGCACCTTGTGTTGAGGTTTGCCCAACTGGTGCTAGCTTTAAAACAGCTGATGGCGTGACGCTGCTTGATCATAGAATTTGTGTTAGTTGCAAGTACTGCATCCTGGCCTGTCCATACGACGCTCGCTACGTCTTGCCAAATGGTGAGATAGGCAAATGCACATTTTGCTATGAGAGTAGGCTAGAAGAGGGCAAAGAGCCAGCTTGCGTTAGCGTCTGCCCTACAAATGCCCTAACTTTTGGCGACGTAAATGATGAAAACTCTAAAATTTCAAAGAAATTAAAAGAGAGTAAATACTACTTGCCAAAAGCGGAGTTAAACACAAAACCTTCACTTGCGATGATCGCAAATACAAAAGGAGCACACCATGAATAA
- the phsA gene encoding thiosulfate reductase PhsA, with translation MSLNRREFLKFGAGVSMVASSLPGGALENAAKQDEKYVRSFCEMCSSRCPIEAKVVDNKICFLSGNPKAGGTATSLCARGGSGFSQLYDENRVKKPLIRVGERGENKWREASWDEALDLVASKMLEIKQKYGPESFVFTCKSSQTHKLMVNFASAYGSPNCFSHFSCCPITYQMVCEQMYGIAKLKRDFANAKYVVNFGHNLFEGIVIADAKKLAKFAAKKDTKLLVLEPRFSVVASKADEWLPVRPGTDLAFVLAIINTWIQNGTYDKEFIEKFTIGFDEIVKSVEGKTPEWQEAITGIKASDVRRIADEIYKAAPRVIFDFGHKTTTTKAEYMRTKAIMVANAMMGNWEVKGGLFGGKNAKTFNKLVGEDKFPVLKNPDEKFKVPKVTRLDFAGETGRHKFVSRKHGVLMDINDAILSEKPYAIKGWFNIRFNHLINVAETMKSIEAMKKLDFIVVSDVYLNDMATFADVILPESSYLERDEGIEDKSGLKPAYMIRNKVIDPVGDTRDGAFIFRELARRMKIDELYTWNDIREFRMQQAGGDVNLLATLEKDGFITWDEPGILFREKGMIDKFIAKYPVAAKFVGENGLMDDMAKLKTKSGKIELFLPDVEAQFVGYGALNDKDMDTFDGHDLCLTCGKTPIHTNGHTQAVPSLHDLMSDSPIWINPKTAKRKNLRDGDMVVVKNKFGEQKGKLMVTEGIREDTLFIYHGFGHITPALKSIDHVGLNTSVLLNPAEGPVAATMVTNVGVSISKA, from the coding sequence ATGAGCTTAAATAGACGAGAATTTTTAAAATTCGGTGCTGGAGTTAGTATGGTTGCATCATCCTTGCCGGGCGGTGCTTTAGAAAATGCTGCAAAGCAAGATGAGAAGTACGTCCGTAGCTTTTGCGAGATGTGCTCTTCAAGATGCCCCATCGAAGCAAAGGTCGTTGATAATAAAATTTGCTTCTTAAGTGGTAATCCAAAAGCTGGCGGTACGGCAACTTCGCTTTGTGCAAGAGGTGGCTCTGGTTTTAGTCAGCTTTATGACGAAAATAGAGTCAAAAAGCCTTTGATTAGGGTTGGTGAGAGAGGAGAAAATAAGTGGCGTGAGGCTAGCTGGGACGAGGCACTTGATCTAGTTGCTTCAAAAATGCTTGAGATAAAGCAAAAGTATGGCCCTGAAAGCTTTGTCTTTACCTGTAAAAGCTCGCAAACACATAAGCTAATGGTAAATTTTGCCTCAGCTTACGGCTCGCCAAACTGCTTTTCACATTTTTCGTGCTGTCCGATCACCTATCAAATGGTCTGCGAGCAGATGTACGGCATAGCTAAACTAAAAAGAGACTTTGCAAATGCAAAATATGTTGTAAATTTTGGCCACAACCTCTTTGAGGGCATCGTCATAGCTGATGCTAAAAAGCTTGCTAAATTTGCAGCTAAAAAAGATACAAAGCTACTTGTGCTTGAGCCAAGATTTAGCGTGGTGGCTTCAAAGGCTGATGAGTGGCTACCAGTTAGACCTGGCACTGATCTAGCTTTTGTTCTAGCTATCATAAATACATGGATACAAAATGGCACTTACGATAAAGAATTTATTGAGAAATTTACAATTGGCTTTGATGAGATCGTTAAAAGTGTAGAGGGCAAAACGCCTGAATGGCAAGAGGCAATCACTGGCATAAAAGCAAGTGATGTTAGACGCATTGCTGATGAAATTTATAAAGCTGCTCCAAGAGTTATTTTTGATTTTGGACATAAGACAACCACCACAAAAGCTGAATATATGAGGACAAAGGCCATCATGGTGGCAAATGCGATGATGGGTAACTGGGAGGTTAAAGGTGGTCTTTTTGGTGGCAAAAATGCAAAAACCTTTAACAAGCTAGTTGGCGAGGATAAATTCCCAGTTCTTAAAAATCCAGATGAGAAATTTAAAGTACCAAAAGTCACTAGACTAGACTTTGCTGGCGAGACTGGTAGGCATAAATTTGTAAGTAGAAAACATGGCGTTTTGATGGATATAAATGACGCTATCTTAAGCGAGAAACCATACGCCATAAAAGGCTGGTTTAACATCCGCTTTAATCACCTAATAAACGTTGCTGAGACGATGAAGAGTATAGAGGCGATGAAGAAACTTGATTTTATAGTGGTAAGCGATGTTTATCTAAACGATATGGCGACATTCGCTGATGTTATCTTGCCTGAGAGTAGCTACCTTGAGCGCGACGAGGGCATAGAGGATAAGTCAGGTCTAAAACCAGCTTATATGATAAGAAATAAAGTTATTGATCCAGTTGGTGACACGAGAGACGGGGCATTTATCTTTAGGGAGCTAGCACGCCGCATGAAGATAGATGAGCTTTATACTTGGAACGACATACGTGAGTTTAGGATGCAACAAGCTGGCGGAGATGTAAATTTACTTGCTACGCTGGAAAAAGATGGCTTTATCACGTGGGATGAGCCGGGAATTTTGTTTAGAGAAAAAGGCATGATCGATAAATTTATCGCTAAATATCCAGTAGCTGCTAAATTCGTAGGCGAAAATGGCCTAATGGATGATATGGCTAAGCTTAAAACAAAAAGCGGCAAGATAGAGCTATTTTTGCCTGATGTCGAAGCGCAGTTTGTAGGATATGGCGCGCTAAATGATAAAGATATGGATACATTTGACGGGCATGATCTTTGTCTAACTTGTGGCAAAACGCCTATTCATACCAATGGACATACTCAGGCGGTGCCGTCGCTTCATGATCTTATGAGTGATAGCCCTATCTGGATAAATCCAAAAACAGCTAAACGTAAAAATTTACGTGATGGCGATATGGTCGTGGTGAAAAATAAATTTGGCGAGCAAAAAGGCAAGCTCATGGTGACCGAGGGCATTAGGGAAGATACACTCTTTATCTATCACGGCTTTGGGCACATCACTCCAGCTCTTAAGAGTATAGATCACGTGGGACTAAATACAAGCGTGCTTCTTAATCCAGCCGAAGGGCCAGTGGCTGCGACTATGGTTACAAATGTTGGCGTTAGCATAAGTAAAGCGTAA
- a CDS encoding anaerobic C4-dicarboxylate transporter, translating into MDISLILQLIVLFGAIFLGVRLGGMAIGYAGGIGVVVLTLGLGLKAGSIPWDVILIIMSVIAAITAMQVAGGLDYLVQIAEGVLRKHPKYINFLAPVVTYLLTVFAGTGHTAFSMIPVITEVAKTQNIKPSAPLSIAVVASQIAITASPVSAAVVFMAGEHALGGLGISYPLLLAIWIPTTFIGCMLTALVINIFYNLDLSSDKEYQRRLKEGLIKDVKIEEKKELPKGAKLSVLIFLVGVISVVLYATAISKNVGWIKPSYVTGYEKIYETKSPDKFNELVAKDIKVKTDSTTNVKYVEDPDKPTKVLVLTRDNAIMSFMLVIATLITLTCGVKVDKLFNTATFKSGMTACVCVLGVAWLGDTFVVNHTDAIKNFAGDFVKDYPFMLAVALFFASMLLYSQAATAKALIPTVIAALGLTAANNGDAYILVASFAAVSALFVLPTYPTLLGAVQMDDTGTTRIGKYIFNHSFFIPGVLAIVFSVALGFLVAPILL; encoded by the coding sequence ATGGATATTTCATTGATATTACAGTTGATCGTACTCTTTGGTGCGATATTCTTGGGTGTTAGACTAGGCGGTATGGCCATTGGTTATGCTGGTGGTATTGGCGTCGTAGTTTTAACTTTAGGACTTGGATTAAAAGCAGGTAGTATACCTTGGGATGTTATTTTAATCATTATGTCCGTTATAGCCGCTATTACAGCGATGCAAGTAGCAGGTGGCCTTGATTATTTGGTACAAATAGCCGAAGGGGTGCTAAGAAAACATCCAAAATACATAAATTTCTTAGCTCCAGTTGTCACTTATCTGCTAACTGTATTTGCTGGTACTGGACACACAGCATTTTCTATGATTCCAGTTATTACTGAAGTTGCAAAGACACAAAATATTAAGCCTAGCGCGCCTCTTAGTATAGCTGTTGTTGCTAGTCAGATAGCTATTACAGCAAGCCCAGTTTCAGCAGCGGTTGTATTTATGGCTGGTGAGCATGCCTTGGGCGGACTCGGCATTAGCTATCCATTACTATTAGCTATCTGGATACCTACAACTTTTATTGGTTGTATGCTAACAGCTCTTGTTATAAATATATTTTATAATCTTGATCTAAGTAGCGATAAAGAGTATCAAAGAAGACTTAAAGAAGGGCTAATAAAAGATGTTAAAATCGAAGAGAAAAAAGAGCTTCCAAAAGGAGCTAAATTATCTGTTTTAATATTCCTGGTTGGCGTTATCTCTGTCGTTTTATATGCTACTGCTATTAGTAAAAACGTAGGCTGGATAAAACCAAGCTATGTAACAGGTTATGAAAAAATTTATGAGACCAAAAGTCCAGATAAATTTAATGAACTTGTCGCAAAAGATATAAAAGTCAAAACTGACTCAACTACTAATGTAAAATATGTAGAAGATCCAGATAAGCCTACAAAGGTGTTGGTATTAACTAGAGATAACGCTATTATGAGCTTTATGCTAGTTATCGCTACTTTAATCACACTAACTTGTGGTGTCAAGGTCGATAAGCTATTTAATACAGCTACATTTAAAAGTGGTATGACCGCGTGCGTCTGCGTGCTAGGTGTAGCGTGGCTTGGAGATACTTTTGTGGTAAATCACACCGATGCGATCAAAAATTTTGCCGGCGATTTTGTTAAAGACTATCCGTTTATGCTAGCGGTTGCGTTATTTTTTGCTAGTATGCTTCTTTATTCTCAAGCTGCTACCGCAAAGGCACTTATTCCTACAGTTATAGCTGCACTTGGTTTAACTGCTGCAAATAACGGTGACGCATATATTTTAGTTGCATCATTTGCTGCAGTTTCAGCATTGTTTGTATTGCCAACATATCCGACACTACTTGGAGCCGTTCAAATGGATGATACTGGAACAACTAGGATAGGTAAATATATATTCAACCACTCATTTTTTATTCCAGGTGTTTTAGCTATTGTTTTTTCTGTTGCACTTGGATTTTTAGTAGCTCCGATACTTTTATAA
- a CDS encoding aspartate ammonia-lyase — MATRKEHDFIGELEISNDFYYGIQTFRATENFHMSGRTLKEYPYFVKAFAQIKKAAALANKEVGVLDPKIADTLAKAADRVIAGEFLDQFVVDMVQGGAGTSTNMNANEVITNIALESMGHKKGEYQYIHPNDHTNLGQSTNDTYPSSIKVATYAKLTDLLAAMNLLKDELDKKAKDFKDIIKMGRTELEDAVPTTLGNTFNAFASYIKSDIEKITAARESMTYLNMGATAIGTGINCHPDYKNVVVKKLKDITGVDFKKADDFIAATQDTADFVHVSGALKTAAVRLSKIANDLRLMNSGPRCGLGEINLPQMQPGSSIMPGKVNPVIAEVVGEACYEVIGNDVTIMLCSERGEFELNAFEPGIAYALFNSIFILENAMKTLAEKAVRKLTANPEACLKSVLGSVGIVTAFNPYIGYEKSASIAKEALQTGKAVGDICLERGYLSKEEIDKILEPKNMLNPSMVR, encoded by the coding sequence ATGGCAACCAGAAAAGAACACGATTTTATAGGTGAGTTGGAAATCTCTAACGATTTTTATTATGGTATCCAAACATTTAGAGCTACCGAAAATTTTCACATGAGCGGTAGAACTTTAAAAGAGTATCCATACTTTGTAAAAGCATTTGCACAAATCAAAAAAGCAGCTGCACTTGCAAATAAAGAGGTTGGCGTTTTAGATCCTAAGATCGCTGATACGCTAGCAAAAGCCGCTGATAGAGTAATAGCTGGTGAGTTTTTAGATCAATTTGTGGTTGATATGGTCCAAGGTGGTGCTGGAACAAGTACAAACATGAATGCAAACGAGGTTATTACAAACATCGCGCTTGAGAGCATGGGTCATAAAAAAGGTGAGTATCAATACATCCATCCAAACGATCATACAAACCTTGGACAAAGTACAAATGATACTTACCCAAGCTCAATAAAAGTAGCAACTTACGCAAAACTTACTGATTTGCTTGCTGCGATGAATCTACTAAAAGATGAACTTGATAAAAAAGCAAAAGATTTTAAAGATATCATTAAAATGGGTAGAACTGAGCTTGAGGACGCAGTTCCTACAACACTTGGAAATACATTTAATGCATTTGCAAGCTACATTAAAAGCGATATCGAAAAGATCACAGCTGCACGCGAGTCAATGACATATCTAAATATGGGTGCAACTGCGATTGGTACAGGTATTAACTGCCACCCTGATTATAAAAATGTAGTTGTTAAAAAGTTAAAAGATATCACTGGTGTTGATTTCAAAAAAGCTGATGATTTCATCGCAGCTACACAAGATACAGCAGACTTCGTTCACGTAAGTGGCGCGTTAAAAACTGCAGCTGTTAGACTTTCAAAAATCGCAAATGACCTTCGTTTGATGAACTCAGGTCCAAGATGCGGTCTTGGCGAGATAAATTTACCGCAAATGCAACCAGGTAGCTCAATCATGCCAGGCAAAGTAAACCCAGTTATCGCAGAGGTCGTAGGCGAGGCATGCTACGAGGTAATCGGCAACGACGTAACTATCATGCTTTGCTCAGAAAGAGGCGAATTTGAGCTAAATGCATTTGAGCCAGGCATCGCTTATGCGTTATTTAACTCTATATTTATCCTTGAAAACGCGATGAAAACACTAGCTGAAAAAGCTGTAAGAAAACTAACAGCAAATCCTGAAGCTTGCTTAAAATCAGTTCTAGGCTCAGTTGGTATCGTAACAGCATTTAACCCGTACATTGGCTATGAAAAATCTGCAAGCATCGCTAAAGAGGCTTTGCAAACTGGTAAAGCTGTTGGCGATATCTGCCTAGAGAGAGGCTATCTAAGCAAAGAAGAGATCGATAAAATTTTAGAGCCAAAAAATATGCTAAATCCAAGCATGGTTAGGTAG
- the abc-f gene encoding ribosomal protection-like ABC-F family protein, which yields MLEVRGLTQRFASSLLFEDVNLKLNRHNRYGLIGANGAGKSTFLKILSGAIEPTSGEIVIENGLKVGVLGQDQFAFENFTLKDTVLYGNKRLYDAVKEKEKLYMSEEFTDEINERLSELEMISAEEDPSYEYETRIEKILSSLGLNEFDKLMSEVENSDKVKVLLAQVLFPKPDILFLDEPTNNLDIDAIAWLENELNRHEGTLVVISHDRHFLNRVCTNILDVDFKKIREFSGNYDDWYMAANLIAKQHEMERDKKLKEKEELEKFIARFSANASKAKQATSRAKQLEKLDIAEIAVSSRRDPSILFRANREIGNELIELKNVSKKFDDKVIFENFNFKLEKGDKLAIIGHNGVGKSTLCKIIMGELKPDAGEVHIGATIELGYFAQDTVNKIDGELKLYEYLQDAKNKDIDEIRKCLGRMLFSGAEQEKAVGALSGGEKHRVRLAQLMLHRPNLLVMDEPNNHLDLEAIIALGEAFYNFNGSVICVSHDRELIDAFANRILHLKGNGEVVDFKGTYEEYRANLGLES from the coding sequence ATGTTAGAAGTTAGGGGACTTACTCAAAGATTTGCAAGCAGTTTGCTATTTGAGGATGTAAATTTAAAGCTAAATCGCCACAACAGATATGGACTAATCGGTGCAAACGGCGCTGGCAAGTCGACATTTTTAAAAATTTTAAGCGGAGCTATCGAGCCAACTAGCGGCGAGATCGTCATAGAAAATGGACTAAAGGTTGGCGTGCTTGGGCAAGATCAGTTTGCGTTTGAAAATTTCACGCTAAAAGACACGGTACTTTATGGCAACAAACGCTTATACGACGCTGTCAAAGAGAAAGAAAAGCTCTATATGAGCGAGGAATTTACAGATGAGATAAACGAGCGCTTAAGTGAGCTTGAGATGATAAGTGCCGAGGAGGACCCAAGCTACGAGTACGAGACTAGGATAGAAAAAATTTTAAGCTCGCTTGGGTTAAATGAATTTGATAAGCTAATGAGCGAGGTCGAAAACTCAGATAAAGTTAAAGTTTTGCTAGCTCAAGTACTATTTCCAAAGCCAGACATCTTGTTCTTAGACGAGCCAACAAACAACCTTGATATAGACGCGATCGCATGGCTAGAAAACGAGCTAAACCGCCACGAGGGCACGCTTGTGGTTATCAGCCACGACAGACACTTTTTAAATAGAGTTTGCACAAACATTTTGGATGTGGATTTTAAGAAAATTCGCGAGTTTTCAGGCAACTACGACGACTGGTATATGGCTGCAAATTTGATCGCAAAGCAGCATGAGATGGAACGCGATAAGAAACTAAAAGAGAAAGAGGAGCTGGAGAAATTTATCGCGAGATTTTCAGCAAATGCGAGTAAGGCAAAGCAGGCGACCTCTCGTGCAAAACAGCTTGAAAAGCTTGACATAGCAGAGATTGCAGTATCAAGCAGGCGTGATCCAAGCATACTTTTTCGTGCAAACCGTGAGATAGGAAACGAGCTAATAGAGCTTAAAAATGTAAGTAAGAAATTTGATGATAAGGTGATATTTGAAAATTTTAACTTTAAGCTTGAAAAGGGCGACAAGCTAGCCATCATCGGCCATAACGGTGTTGGTAAAAGTACGCTTTGTAAGATCATAATGGGTGAGCTAAAGCCTGACGCGGGCGAGGTGCATATAGGCGCGACCATCGAGCTTGGATATTTTGCGCAAGATACGGTAAATAAGATAGATGGCGAGCTAAAGCTTTATGAGTACTTGCAAGATGCCAAAAACAAGGACATCGACGAGATCAGAAAGTGCCTTGGTAGGATGCTCTTTAGCGGCGCTGAGCAAGAAAAGGCAGTAGGCGCGCTAAGTGGTGGCGAAAAACACCGAGTAAGGCTAGCTCAGCTCATGCTTCATAGACCAAATTTACTTGTCATGGATGAGCCGAATAACCACCTTGATCTCGAGGCTATCATTGCACTTGGCGAGGCATTTTATAACTTTAATGGCTCAGTTATCTGCGTGAGCCACGACAGGGAGCTAATAGACGCCTTTGCAAATAGAATTTTGCATCTAAAAGGCAATGGCGAAGTGGTTGATTTTAAAGGCACATATGAAGAATACAGAGCAAATTTGGGGCTTGAGAGCTAA
- a CDS encoding DUF1287 domain-containing protein has translation MKKFLLLALFATQIFAFSASKFVNDTRSQIGVTLSYDPSYERLAYPMGDVDIKKGVCTDVVVRALRHQDMDLQRLIFEDMSRNFASYPKKWGLKKADKNIDHRRVLNIATYLKRKGFEVSDDKFLPGDIVTWMLPKNLPHIGVISDKFEGQTPLVIHNIGSGVQEENILYNYKITGHFRLK, from the coding sequence ATGAAGAAATTTCTACTTTTAGCTCTTTTCGCCACACAAATTTTTGCCTTTTCAGCGAGTAAATTTGTAAATGACACTAGGTCGCAGATCGGCGTGACGCTAAGTTACGATCCAAGCTACGAAAGGCTCGCCTATCCAATGGGCGACGTGGATATCAAAAAGGGTGTTTGCACCGACGTTGTGGTAAGGGCGCTACGTCATCAGGATATGGATCTGCAAAGACTTATTTTTGAAGATATGAGTAGAAATTTCGCAAGCTATCCTAAAAAATGGGGACTTAAAAAGGCTGATAAAAACATCGATCACAGGCGTGTTTTAAATATCGCTACCTATCTAAAAAGGAAAGGTTTTGAGGTGAGTGATGATAAATTTCTGCCAGGGGATATCGTCACATGGATGCTACCAAAAAATTTACCTCACATCGGTGTGATCTCAGATAAATTTGAAGGCCAAACACCGCTTGTCATCCACAATATCGGCTCTGGCGTGCAAGAAGAAAATATACTTTATAACTACAAGATCACGGGTCATTTTAGGCTAAAGTAG